From Papilio machaon chromosome 2, ilPapMach1.1, whole genome shotgun sequence, the proteins below share one genomic window:
- the LOC106716877 gene encoding conserved oligomeric Golgi complex subunit 3 isoform X1 codes for MDNMTLKEIQAKLLQWETSENPLAPLTSNQREAILDLESLLLGIIPESEQQEKAEVCSENVPEDTMPEIDNTFEFLDWYEQLNETGVKADDAPFEAYYKQLEDRRNECVSLTNQIKATMTDLNKLSEEYNSVSNKTNALHTMSEQLLADQTKLSNIGDDIKQKLHYFTQVEHLSQRLNSPTMSVNSETFFNVLAKIDECLDYMRTHNNFKEAHTYFVKYRHLQNRGISLIRSYIIQVLNQATEQVLTTDEDSADQETMDTAYAVYFGKFQAVAPKLRMVISEIEKRAETNEEYAALLSDAQREYFSRRSSGAGFAASAALRAAGREHCAALRAACSLLALACRDEWALYSNLFSQPSPALHEYLQSLCTGLYERLRPQIIHINHLETLAELCVILRIEVIEEQVNNDPALAALGAAARALLQDAQERLVFRAHVHLRRDVLLYRPAPGDLAYPDKLEMMEQIALSIQEQSLKRSDSRNSMVSDVSATSQEVANINIEAQRRPQASPADLHGMWYPGVRRTLAALSRLYRCLEKRVFQGLAQEAISLCVQSVDNAAKQISATKTNIDGELFQIKHLLILREQIAPFQVDFVIKETTLDFSNMKNAAYGLMQKPRQIFSLNSNNALLEFLLEGTPMVKEHLLDSRKEVDRQLKNCCEMFIKHATEILAGPIVDFIEKKVQTPTAAETKEKVLPEEIAVAVKEAQRRIKAHLAPLQRSMQLYLANKETEFILFRPIRNNVVGYFIQVEQFLTNSGYTYEDTLIVACPTPEQVSVFISSASLISYNEPVLPYGKKRKTSTARKPNVANIEESNVESASNPVP; via the exons ATGGATAATATGactttaaaagaaattcaagCAAAGCTGCTACAATGGGAAACGTCTGAAAATCCCTTAGCGCCTTTAACTTCTAATCAAAGGGAAGCAATTCTTGACTTGGAATCGTTGCTACTTGGTATAATACCTGAATCTGAACAA caGGAGAAAGCAGAGGTTTGTAGTGAAAATGTTCCAGAAGATACAATGCCTGAGATAGATAATACATTTGAATTCTTAGATTGGTATGAACAATTAAATGAAACCGGAGTTAAAGCAGATGATGCTCCATTTGAAgcatattataaacaattgGAGGACAGAAGAAATGAATGTGTCTCTTTAACTAATCAG ATAAAAGCCACAATGACAGATTTGAATAAATTGTCAGAGGAATATAACTCAGtgtcaaacaaaacaaatgctCTTCACACCATGAGTGAACAATTGTTAGCTGATCAGACTAAGCTCTCTAATATTG GAGATGATATTAAACAGAAGTTGCATTACTTTACGCAAGTGGAACATTTGTCCCAGAGACTGAACAGTCCGACAATGTCAGTCAACAGCGAGACATTCTTTAATGTTTTAGCTAAGATTGATGAATGCTTGGATTATATGAGAACACAT aACAACTTCAAAGAAgcacatacatattttgtgaaatataGACATCTTCAAAACCGTGGGATCTCGCTCATACGATCATATATCATACAAGTGCTCAACCAAGCGACTGAGCAAGTTCTAACTACTGATGAAGACTCAGCTGATCAGGAGACAATGGATACCGCATATGCAGTGTACTTTGGCAAATTTCAAGCCGTAGCTCCCAAGTTAAGGATGGTCATAAGTGAGATTGAAAAAAGAGCTGAAACTAATGAaga GTATGCAGCGTTGTTATCGGACGCACAACGCGAGTACTTTTCGCGACGCAGTAGCGGGGCGGGGTTCGCTGCGAGCGCGGCGCTGCGAGCTGCCGGACGCGAACATTGCGCCGCACTGCGAGCAGCCTGTTCGCTGCTCGCGCTCGCCTGTCGTGACGAGTGGGCTCTCTACTCCAACCTGTTCTCTCAACCATCACCCGCTTTGCA TGAGTACTTGCAGTCGCTATGCACGGGGCTGTACGAGAGGCTGCGGCCGCAGATAATCCACATCAACCACCTGGAGACGCTCGCGGAGCTGTGCGTCATCCTGCGTATTGAAGTCATCGAGGAGCAGGTCAACAATGACC CGGCGCTGGCGGCGCTGGGCGCGGCCGCGCGTGCGCTGCTGCAGGACGCGCAGGAGCGGCTCGTGTTCCGCGCGCACGTGCACCTGCGCCGCGACGTGCTGCTGTACCGCCCCGCGCCCGGAGACCTCGCGTACCCGGACAAGCTGGAGATGATGGAG CAAATCGCTCTCTCTATACAAGAGCAAAGCTTAAAACGTAGTGACTCTCGTAATTCGATGGTGTCAGACGTGTCGGCCACGTCGCAGGAGGTGGCCAATATTAACATCGAGGCCCAGAGGAGACCTCAGGCGTCGCCCGCGGACCTGCACGGCATGTGGTACCCGGGCGTCAGGCGGACCCTGGCGGCACTCTCCAGACTCTATAGATGTCTAGAGAAGAGAGTATTCCAGGGTCTAGCGCAGGAAGCCATATCCTTGTGCGTCCAAAGCGTCGACAACGCCGCAAAACAAATATCAGCCACGAAGACGAACATCGACGGAGAATTATTCCAAATAAAGCATTTGCTGATTCTAAGAGAGCAAATTGCACCGTTCCAAGTAGACTTTGTTATTAAAGAGACGACGTTGGACTTTAGCAATATGAAGAACGCGGCGTACGGTCTCATGCAGAAGCCGAGACAGATATTTTCGTTGAACAGCAACAATGCTCTGCTGGAGTTTTTACTGGAGGGTACGCCTATGGTCAAGGAACATCTTCTAGACTCAAGAAAGGAAGTGGACAGGCAGCTGAAGAATTGTTGCGAAATGTTTATAAAGCATGCTACAGAAATATTGGCAGGACCAATTGTGGACTTTATTGAGAAG aaggtGCAAACTCCTACCGCAGCGGAGAcgaaagaaaaagtattaccTGAAGAGATTGCGGTTGCGGTGAAAGAAGCGCAGAGGCGAATCAAAGCTCACCTCGCACCTTTACAACGCTCCATGCAACTATATTTGGCCAATAAAGAAACAGAGTTCATATTGTTTCGGCCTATTCgg AATAATGTTGTTGGTTACTTCATCCAAGTTGAACAGTTCCTCACTAACTCCGGGTACACATATGAAGATACCCTCATTGTAGCTTGTCCCACTCCGGAACAAGTGTCCGTGTTTATATCTTCTGCCAGTCTTATAAGCTACAATGAACCAGTGCTGCCGTATGGCAAGAAGCGAAAAACAAGTACAGCTCGCAAGCCTAATGTTGCCAACATCGAAGAAAGCAATGTAGAAAGTGCTAGTAACCCAGTTCCATAA
- the LOC106716877 gene encoding conserved oligomeric Golgi complex subunit 3 isoform X2, with product MDNMTLKEIQAKLLQWETSENPLAPLTSNQREAILDLESLLLGIIPESEQQEKAEVCSENVPEDTMPEIDNTFEFLDWYEQLNETGVKADDAPFEAYYKQLEDRRNECVSLTNQIKATMTDLNKLSEEYNSVSNKTNALHTMSEQLLADQTKLSNIGDDIKQKLHYFTQVEHLSQRLNSPTMSVNSETFFNVLAKIDECLDYMRTHNNFKEAHTYFVKYRHLQNRGISLIRSYIIQVLNQATEQVLTTDEDSADQETMDTAYAVYFGKFQAVAPKLRMVISEIEKRAETNEEYAALLSDAQREYFSRRSSGAGFAASAALRAAGREHCAALRAACSLLALACRDEWALYSNLFSQPSPALHEYLQSLCTGLYERLRPQIIHINHLETLAELCVILRIEVIEEQVNNDPALAALGAAARALLQDAQERLVFRAHVHLRRDVLLYRPAPGDLAYPDKLEMMEQIALSIQEQSLKRSDSRNSMVSDVSATSQEVANINIEAQRRPQASPADLHGMWYPGVRRTLAALSRLYRCLEKRVFQGLAQEAISLCVQSVDNAAKQISATKTNIDGELFQIKHLLILREQIAPFQVDFVIKETTLDFSNMKNAAYGLMQKPRQIFSLNSNNALLEFLLEGTPMVKEHLLDSRKEVDRQLKNCCEMFIKHATEILAGPIVDFIEKVQTPTAAETKEKVLPEEIAVAVKEAQRRIKAHLAPLQRSMQLYLANKETEFILFRPIRNNVVGYFIQVEQFLTNSGYTYEDTLIVACPTPEQVSVFISSASLISYNEPVLPYGKKRKTSTARKPNVANIEESNVESASNPVP from the exons ATGGATAATATGactttaaaagaaattcaagCAAAGCTGCTACAATGGGAAACGTCTGAAAATCCCTTAGCGCCTTTAACTTCTAATCAAAGGGAAGCAATTCTTGACTTGGAATCGTTGCTACTTGGTATAATACCTGAATCTGAACAA caGGAGAAAGCAGAGGTTTGTAGTGAAAATGTTCCAGAAGATACAATGCCTGAGATAGATAATACATTTGAATTCTTAGATTGGTATGAACAATTAAATGAAACCGGAGTTAAAGCAGATGATGCTCCATTTGAAgcatattataaacaattgGAGGACAGAAGAAATGAATGTGTCTCTTTAACTAATCAG ATAAAAGCCACAATGACAGATTTGAATAAATTGTCAGAGGAATATAACTCAGtgtcaaacaaaacaaatgctCTTCACACCATGAGTGAACAATTGTTAGCTGATCAGACTAAGCTCTCTAATATTG GAGATGATATTAAACAGAAGTTGCATTACTTTACGCAAGTGGAACATTTGTCCCAGAGACTGAACAGTCCGACAATGTCAGTCAACAGCGAGACATTCTTTAATGTTTTAGCTAAGATTGATGAATGCTTGGATTATATGAGAACACAT aACAACTTCAAAGAAgcacatacatattttgtgaaatataGACATCTTCAAAACCGTGGGATCTCGCTCATACGATCATATATCATACAAGTGCTCAACCAAGCGACTGAGCAAGTTCTAACTACTGATGAAGACTCAGCTGATCAGGAGACAATGGATACCGCATATGCAGTGTACTTTGGCAAATTTCAAGCCGTAGCTCCCAAGTTAAGGATGGTCATAAGTGAGATTGAAAAAAGAGCTGAAACTAATGAaga GTATGCAGCGTTGTTATCGGACGCACAACGCGAGTACTTTTCGCGACGCAGTAGCGGGGCGGGGTTCGCTGCGAGCGCGGCGCTGCGAGCTGCCGGACGCGAACATTGCGCCGCACTGCGAGCAGCCTGTTCGCTGCTCGCGCTCGCCTGTCGTGACGAGTGGGCTCTCTACTCCAACCTGTTCTCTCAACCATCACCCGCTTTGCA TGAGTACTTGCAGTCGCTATGCACGGGGCTGTACGAGAGGCTGCGGCCGCAGATAATCCACATCAACCACCTGGAGACGCTCGCGGAGCTGTGCGTCATCCTGCGTATTGAAGTCATCGAGGAGCAGGTCAACAATGACC CGGCGCTGGCGGCGCTGGGCGCGGCCGCGCGTGCGCTGCTGCAGGACGCGCAGGAGCGGCTCGTGTTCCGCGCGCACGTGCACCTGCGCCGCGACGTGCTGCTGTACCGCCCCGCGCCCGGAGACCTCGCGTACCCGGACAAGCTGGAGATGATGGAG CAAATCGCTCTCTCTATACAAGAGCAAAGCTTAAAACGTAGTGACTCTCGTAATTCGATGGTGTCAGACGTGTCGGCCACGTCGCAGGAGGTGGCCAATATTAACATCGAGGCCCAGAGGAGACCTCAGGCGTCGCCCGCGGACCTGCACGGCATGTGGTACCCGGGCGTCAGGCGGACCCTGGCGGCACTCTCCAGACTCTATAGATGTCTAGAGAAGAGAGTATTCCAGGGTCTAGCGCAGGAAGCCATATCCTTGTGCGTCCAAAGCGTCGACAACGCCGCAAAACAAATATCAGCCACGAAGACGAACATCGACGGAGAATTATTCCAAATAAAGCATTTGCTGATTCTAAGAGAGCAAATTGCACCGTTCCAAGTAGACTTTGTTATTAAAGAGACGACGTTGGACTTTAGCAATATGAAGAACGCGGCGTACGGTCTCATGCAGAAGCCGAGACAGATATTTTCGTTGAACAGCAACAATGCTCTGCTGGAGTTTTTACTGGAGGGTACGCCTATGGTCAAGGAACATCTTCTAGACTCAAGAAAGGAAGTGGACAGGCAGCTGAAGAATTGTTGCGAAATGTTTATAAAGCATGCTACAGAAATATTGGCAGGACCAATTGTGGACTTTATTGAGAAG gtGCAAACTCCTACCGCAGCGGAGAcgaaagaaaaagtattaccTGAAGAGATTGCGGTTGCGGTGAAAGAAGCGCAGAGGCGAATCAAAGCTCACCTCGCACCTTTACAACGCTCCATGCAACTATATTTGGCCAATAAAGAAACAGAGTTCATATTGTTTCGGCCTATTCgg AATAATGTTGTTGGTTACTTCATCCAAGTTGAACAGTTCCTCACTAACTCCGGGTACACATATGAAGATACCCTCATTGTAGCTTGTCCCACTCCGGAACAAGTGTCCGTGTTTATATCTTCTGCCAGTCTTATAAGCTACAATGAACCAGTGCTGCCGTATGGCAAGAAGCGAAAAACAAGTACAGCTCGCAAGCCTAATGTTGCCAACATCGAAGAAAGCAATGTAGAAAGTGCTAGTAACCCAGTTCCATAA
- the LOC106716877 gene encoding conserved oligomeric Golgi complex subunit 3 isoform X3, protein MDNMTLKEIQAKLLQWETSENPLAPLTSNQREAILDLESLLLGIIPESEQEKAEVCSENVPEDTMPEIDNTFEFLDWYEQLNETGVKADDAPFEAYYKQLEDRRNECVSLTNQIKATMTDLNKLSEEYNSVSNKTNALHTMSEQLLADQTKLSNIGDDIKQKLHYFTQVEHLSQRLNSPTMSVNSETFFNVLAKIDECLDYMRTHNNFKEAHTYFVKYRHLQNRGISLIRSYIIQVLNQATEQVLTTDEDSADQETMDTAYAVYFGKFQAVAPKLRMVISEIEKRAETNEEYAALLSDAQREYFSRRSSGAGFAASAALRAAGREHCAALRAACSLLALACRDEWALYSNLFSQPSPALHEYLQSLCTGLYERLRPQIIHINHLETLAELCVILRIEVIEEQVNNDPALAALGAAARALLQDAQERLVFRAHVHLRRDVLLYRPAPGDLAYPDKLEMMEQIALSIQEQSLKRSDSRNSMVSDVSATSQEVANINIEAQRRPQASPADLHGMWYPGVRRTLAALSRLYRCLEKRVFQGLAQEAISLCVQSVDNAAKQISATKTNIDGELFQIKHLLILREQIAPFQVDFVIKETTLDFSNMKNAAYGLMQKPRQIFSLNSNNALLEFLLEGTPMVKEHLLDSRKEVDRQLKNCCEMFIKHATEILAGPIVDFIEKKVQTPTAAETKEKVLPEEIAVAVKEAQRRIKAHLAPLQRSMQLYLANKETEFILFRPIRNNVVGYFIQVEQFLTNSGYTYEDTLIVACPTPEQVSVFISSASLISYNEPVLPYGKKRKTSTARKPNVANIEESNVESASNPVP, encoded by the exons ATGGATAATATGactttaaaagaaattcaagCAAAGCTGCTACAATGGGAAACGTCTGAAAATCCCTTAGCGCCTTTAACTTCTAATCAAAGGGAAGCAATTCTTGACTTGGAATCGTTGCTACTTGGTATAATACCTGAATCTGAACAA GAGAAAGCAGAGGTTTGTAGTGAAAATGTTCCAGAAGATACAATGCCTGAGATAGATAATACATTTGAATTCTTAGATTGGTATGAACAATTAAATGAAACCGGAGTTAAAGCAGATGATGCTCCATTTGAAgcatattataaacaattgGAGGACAGAAGAAATGAATGTGTCTCTTTAACTAATCAG ATAAAAGCCACAATGACAGATTTGAATAAATTGTCAGAGGAATATAACTCAGtgtcaaacaaaacaaatgctCTTCACACCATGAGTGAACAATTGTTAGCTGATCAGACTAAGCTCTCTAATATTG GAGATGATATTAAACAGAAGTTGCATTACTTTACGCAAGTGGAACATTTGTCCCAGAGACTGAACAGTCCGACAATGTCAGTCAACAGCGAGACATTCTTTAATGTTTTAGCTAAGATTGATGAATGCTTGGATTATATGAGAACACAT aACAACTTCAAAGAAgcacatacatattttgtgaaatataGACATCTTCAAAACCGTGGGATCTCGCTCATACGATCATATATCATACAAGTGCTCAACCAAGCGACTGAGCAAGTTCTAACTACTGATGAAGACTCAGCTGATCAGGAGACAATGGATACCGCATATGCAGTGTACTTTGGCAAATTTCAAGCCGTAGCTCCCAAGTTAAGGATGGTCATAAGTGAGATTGAAAAAAGAGCTGAAACTAATGAaga GTATGCAGCGTTGTTATCGGACGCACAACGCGAGTACTTTTCGCGACGCAGTAGCGGGGCGGGGTTCGCTGCGAGCGCGGCGCTGCGAGCTGCCGGACGCGAACATTGCGCCGCACTGCGAGCAGCCTGTTCGCTGCTCGCGCTCGCCTGTCGTGACGAGTGGGCTCTCTACTCCAACCTGTTCTCTCAACCATCACCCGCTTTGCA TGAGTACTTGCAGTCGCTATGCACGGGGCTGTACGAGAGGCTGCGGCCGCAGATAATCCACATCAACCACCTGGAGACGCTCGCGGAGCTGTGCGTCATCCTGCGTATTGAAGTCATCGAGGAGCAGGTCAACAATGACC CGGCGCTGGCGGCGCTGGGCGCGGCCGCGCGTGCGCTGCTGCAGGACGCGCAGGAGCGGCTCGTGTTCCGCGCGCACGTGCACCTGCGCCGCGACGTGCTGCTGTACCGCCCCGCGCCCGGAGACCTCGCGTACCCGGACAAGCTGGAGATGATGGAG CAAATCGCTCTCTCTATACAAGAGCAAAGCTTAAAACGTAGTGACTCTCGTAATTCGATGGTGTCAGACGTGTCGGCCACGTCGCAGGAGGTGGCCAATATTAACATCGAGGCCCAGAGGAGACCTCAGGCGTCGCCCGCGGACCTGCACGGCATGTGGTACCCGGGCGTCAGGCGGACCCTGGCGGCACTCTCCAGACTCTATAGATGTCTAGAGAAGAGAGTATTCCAGGGTCTAGCGCAGGAAGCCATATCCTTGTGCGTCCAAAGCGTCGACAACGCCGCAAAACAAATATCAGCCACGAAGACGAACATCGACGGAGAATTATTCCAAATAAAGCATTTGCTGATTCTAAGAGAGCAAATTGCACCGTTCCAAGTAGACTTTGTTATTAAAGAGACGACGTTGGACTTTAGCAATATGAAGAACGCGGCGTACGGTCTCATGCAGAAGCCGAGACAGATATTTTCGTTGAACAGCAACAATGCTCTGCTGGAGTTTTTACTGGAGGGTACGCCTATGGTCAAGGAACATCTTCTAGACTCAAGAAAGGAAGTGGACAGGCAGCTGAAGAATTGTTGCGAAATGTTTATAAAGCATGCTACAGAAATATTGGCAGGACCAATTGTGGACTTTATTGAGAAG aaggtGCAAACTCCTACCGCAGCGGAGAcgaaagaaaaagtattaccTGAAGAGATTGCGGTTGCGGTGAAAGAAGCGCAGAGGCGAATCAAAGCTCACCTCGCACCTTTACAACGCTCCATGCAACTATATTTGGCCAATAAAGAAACAGAGTTCATATTGTTTCGGCCTATTCgg AATAATGTTGTTGGTTACTTCATCCAAGTTGAACAGTTCCTCACTAACTCCGGGTACACATATGAAGATACCCTCATTGTAGCTTGTCCCACTCCGGAACAAGTGTCCGTGTTTATATCTTCTGCCAGTCTTATAAGCTACAATGAACCAGTGCTGCCGTATGGCAAGAAGCGAAAAACAAGTACAGCTCGCAAGCCTAATGTTGCCAACATCGAAGAAAGCAATGTAGAAAGTGCTAGTAACCCAGTTCCATAA
- the LOC106716875 gene encoding mitochondrial-processing peptidase subunit beta: MLKAGITFKLLSKQSNNVRLLATAVGYKQALVNIPPTKLTVLDNGIRVASEDSGSPTATVGLWIDAGSRYETSKNNGVAHFLEHMAFKGTSKRSQTDLELLVENMGAHLNAYTSREQTVFYAKCLANDIPVAVEILADIIQNSSLAEPEIERERGVILREMQDVESNLQEVVFDHLHATAFQGTPLGQTILGPTKNIKKISKADLQQYIKTHYQPTRIVLSGAGGVEHERLVDLASKHFSGLKNTALDVPELAPCRYTGSEIRVRDDSMPLAHVAIAVEGAGWTDADNIPLMVANTLIGAWDRSQGGGANNASYLARAASCENLCHSFQSFNTCYKDTGLWGIYFVGEPLQLDDMVFNIQKEWMKLCTSVTEGEVERAKNLLKTNMLLQLDGTTPVCEDIGRQMLCYNRRIPVHELDARIEAVSVQNIRDVCTKYLYDRCPVVAAVGPTEGLPDYTRIRAGMYWLRA, encoded by the coding sequence atgttgaaagCTGGAATTACTTTTAAACTACTCTCAAAACAGAGTAATAATGTGCGACTCCTGGCAACTGCCGTTGGTTATAAACAAGCTTTAGTTAACATCCCTCCGACGAAGCTGACAGTCCTCGACAATGGGATCCGTGTCGCTTCTGAAGATTCTGGGTCTCCGACTGCAACCGTAGGCCTGTGGATTGACGCTGGATCAAGGTACGAAACCTCAAAAAATAATGGTGTTGCCCATTTTCTGGAACACATGGCTTTCAAAGGCACTAGCAAAAGATCACAAACTGACTTGGAATTGCTAGTCGAGAACATGGGAGCACATCTGAACGCATACACTTCTCGAGAACAGACTGTGTTTTACGCAAAATGTCTGGCAAATGACATACCAGTCGCAGTCGAAATCCTTGCTGACATAATTCAGAATTCTTCGCTCGCCGAACCCGAAATCGAACGAGAACGCGGTGTCATTCTCCGTGAAATGCAAGATGTCGAAAGCAACTTGCAAGAGGTTGTGTTTGATCACCTCCACGCCACAGCTTTTCAAGGTACACCTTTAGGGCAGACTATTCTCGGACcaaccaaaaatataaaaaaaatctctaaaGCTGACCTCCAACAATATATCAAGACTCATTATCAACCGACACGTATAGTGCTCTCTGGGGCTGGTGGAGTTGAGCATGAGAGGCTTGTAGACCTCGCATCCAAACATTTCAGTGGATTGAAAAATACTGCTTTGGATGTACCTGAACTTGCACCATGCCGTTACACTGGATCTGAAATCAGAGTGCGTGATGACTCTATGCCCCTTGCACATGTAGCCATTGCAGTAGAGGGCGCAGGCTGGACTGATGCTGACAACATTCCTCTTATGGTGGCCAACACTCTAATTGGTGCCTGGGACCGCTCTCAAGGTGGTGGTGCCAACAATGCATCCTACTTGGCTCGTGCAGCTTCATGTGAAAATCTTTGCCACAGTTTCCAATCCTTTAACACATGTTATAAGGATACTGGACTGTGGGGTATCTACTTTGTAGGTGAACCATTACAATTGGATGACATGGTATTCAATATTCAAAAGGAATGGATGAAGCTGTGTACATCTGTGACAGAAGGTGAGGTTGAAAGAGCCAAGAACCTTCTAAAGACAAACATGCTCCTTCAGCTTGATGGCACCACTCCTGTGTGTGAAGACATTGGCCGTCAGATGCTGTGCTACAACCGACGTATTCCAGTACATGAATTAGATGCCCGAATTGAAGCTGTGTCAGTTCAAAATATCCGTGACGTCTGCACTAAATACCTTTACGATCGCTGCCCTGTGGTGGCCGCAGTAGGACCGACGGAGGGTCTGCCAGACTACACAAGGATTCGTGCTGGCATGTACTGGCTGAGggcgtaa
- the LOC106716878 gene encoding mitochondrial folate transporter/carrier, with the protein MTTMKNPNTSSSKLALFSHIKYEHLVAGISGGVTSTLILHPLDLIKIRFAVNDGRTATVPRYDGLGSAFVTIVKKEGVKGLYRGVTPNVWGSGSAWGFYFLFYNAIKTWIQGGNARTPLGPGLHMLAAAEAGVLSLIMTNPIWVVKTRLCLQYSDEHLADNKRYKGMVDGLTKIYRTEGIRGLYRGFVPGMFGVSHGALQFMTYEEMKNRYNEYRNLPIDIKLTSLEYLSFAAISKLIAAGATYPYQVVRARLQDQHRSYRGAWHCVTDTWRHEGWRGFYKGLQPNLVRVVPATMITFLTYENMSHYMLRRRQQLNISS; encoded by the exons atGACTACAATGAAGAATCCTAATACGTCGTCTTCTAAACTCGCCCTCTTCAGTCATATTAAATACGAACACCTGGTAGCTGGAATATCAGGTGGTGTCACCTCTACTTTAATTCTGCACCCTTTGGACCTTATCAAAATCAGATTTGCAG ttaatGACGGCAGGACCGCAACAGTACCGAGATATGATGGCCTTGGTAGTGCTTTTGTTACAATAGTTAAAAAGGAAGGTGTAAAAGGATTGTACCGTGGGGTTACTCCCAACGTCTGGGGTTCTGGATCTGCTTGGggcttttatttcttatt TTACAATGCAATAAAAACATGGATACAAGGTGGCAATGCACGGACACCTTTGGGACCTGGCCTTCATATGTTAGCAGCGGCCGAAGCTGGAGTTCTCTCTCTCATTATGACCAACCCTATCTGGGTGGTGAAAACTCGCCTTTGCCTTCAGTACAGTGATGAACATCTAGCTGACAATAAGAGGTACAAGGGCATGGTCGATGGCCtcacaaaaatatacagaaCTGAAGGCATCAGAGGGCTATACAGG GGCTTTGTGCCGGGCATGTTTGGTGTGTCGCACGGCGCGCTGCAATTCATGACATACGAGGAGATGAAGAACAGATACAACGAGTACAGGAACCTGCCCATTGACATTAAattg ACATCACTGGAATACTTGTCGTTCGCGGCGATATCAAAGCTGATAGCTGCGGGCGCGACGTACCCGTACCAGGTGGTGCGAGCGCGTCTCCAGGACCAGCACCGCAGCTACCGCGGCGCCTGGCACTGCGTCACCGACACCTGGAG ACACGAGGGCTGGAGGGGATTCTACAAAGGTTTACAACCGAACCTCGTACGAGTGGTGCCCGCTACAATGATCACATTCCTCACTTATGAAAACATGTCTCATTACATGTTGCGAAGGAgacaacaattaaatatatcatcGTAA